From Lolium perenne isolate Kyuss_39 chromosome 5, Kyuss_2.0, whole genome shotgun sequence, a single genomic window includes:
- the LOC127302735 gene encoding uncharacterized protein has protein sequence MSSLAVGRRGLELEDLELWLAGLFSAAELAAADLLLQLSVSVSAKGVHDDEEEKAALSSSAATQSPSPRSATPGCDCDDLTVEEEAAKEEERVAEKPAASTELDRRPRKRYRRLSDLYAATSPVTVTSASATSVSKTKKRKRSLHRQDGFGSSSPSGSSVEPTRYGGDY, from the coding sequence ATGTCGTCGCTCGCCGTCGGCCGGCGGGGGCTGGAGCTGGAGGACCTGGAGCTCTGGCTCGCCGGCCTCTTCTCCGCGGCCGAGCTGGCCGCCGCCGACCTGCTCCTGCAGCTCAGCGTCAGCGTCTCCGCCAAAGGGGtccacgacgacgaggaggagaaggcggcgttgTCTTCGTCGGCCGCGACGCAGTCCCCCTCCCCGCGGTCCGCGACACCGGGCTGCGACTGCGACGACCTCACCGTGGAAGAGGAGGCGGCGAAGGAGGAGGAGAGGGTCGCCGAGAAGCCGGCCGCGTCGACGGAGCTGGACAGGCGGCCGAGGAAGCGGTACCGGCGGCTCTCAGACCTCTACGCCGCCACGAGCCCCGTGACGGTGACCTCCGCGTCCGCCACCTCCGTCTCAAAGACGAAGAAGCGCAAGAGGTCTCTCCACCGCCAGGACGGGTTCGGGTCCTCGTCGCCGTCGGGGTCGTCGGTGGAGCCGACGAGGTACGGCGGAGACTACTAG